ATGCGCTAATCAAAAtctattaaatataaattattccctttaataaattatttttcataacacattattttattatatttgaaTTAATATGGATAACAAGAATTAAAACGAAATGCCGACTCCTTTAACGCTACCCTGAATGCACCACGTGGAGGTGAAGTCTGCCTCGCATCCTGCGGAGTTAGTCACCCTGTATTTTGCATtagaataacaataaaaatgcaaaatacAGTATGAATGACTTCTAAGGTGTGTCGATGTCTGTGTGTGTATAGAGGTGTGTCCGGATAATTGTTAAATATGTTAGAACATCTCCATATCCATCCTAACTTGGACAATTATGATCTATTCGCATCGGGTTACAACACCTATCACAGGGTGAGGGGATAGATTCCCTGGAAGGAATCAATCCAACTTGTTTAAAAAACTCTACTCTGGTCATTTGTTTGAACAAGACCTCCAAATAACATGAACATAGAGAAGTGAGCTAGTTTGGGAGGTAATTGAGGACGGAATTGTTGTTTATCCATCACAATAcataaatcaatatttcatgaaaacaAAGGACTCCTCGGGTTCGCTATTCGACAAACAGTGGCGAAAGAACAAACAATCCGAAAGAATAAACAAATAgtgacaaattatttttcaaattgaactagttaattaaaattccactAGATGCTGCTCCGATGGTAACAAAACTGTAAAGTCGACCGTTCTCACCTGACCcgcaaaaatttgaatttaaatttcataaatcgattttaaaaataattagatttttttgctATAACATCTCGACTTTGTACGACAGAAAATTTTATAAGCGacaaaatactattttttcCTTCGCGATTACATGTTGAAGATGGAAAAAGTGTAAGCCCCAGGCCTGGAAACTCCGATTgtttctaattaattatgaattttgcCTATATACATTTCAAATTGTCCCTAATGGAATTCCAATCTATCGAGTGGTATATTTTTTAGTCCTTGAATCCCTAAAACTATCTTCTtgtgaagagaattttttaaatctacaATGACTGAGCTAAGTAGCAGAAATTGACTTCCATGTCGTAGATTGTTTGGAAGTAACTCGGGGTTGTTCATAGAAATGTGTTGaaactaattaaaaatattattctaatGAATCTCAATGGACAATCCAGCTCTACTGTAAGACAATACATttaggataaaaaaattgtccacaTTTACAATTACCcagataaacgaaaaatgtttgttctttatttttcagttgacTGAGCAAGCCGTGAAGGACTACAATCGGGGTAGAATGTACCTGTCAGACTATGCGACGCGCGAAGGTGTACCTGTATTTCAAAATATCGCTGATGCACTGCAGCACACGATACAGCTAGTTCAAAGTCCCTGCTAATGTGGACGaaaatctcatttcatttactttcatcattttttaaaaaggaattttatttttttactggtcagattcattttgacaactaaTTTATTATTGCTCGGACATATTCATTTATGAACTGCCCTTGTTTACTGCACTATTGGGATAGTCCTGTCGTGATGAGACGAGTAGCATCACGTTTTATGaagttttattcatttttagtgtttatattttttaagtttatctttccagtaatttttagattttacTGTATTTTACGGATAATTTAATATTGTTGCAATTTGCCACCATcacatgaaatttttaaattaatcttGTCAGATCTGGGATAATATGTAAAGACTagcattttcaattatttaatcagTTGGTTGGTTGGATGAATGGAACAATTGAAAGCGTTGATTCACAAAATGGTTGGAGTGTTAAAAAAggatttcttttttatttcttccagGAAAATCTCTCTGGTTTTTTATGGAAAGACTGGAATAGGAAAATTTTATGTTAATCTTTCCTACCGTCCTTTTATAAAACTATTTTCAGGTTACAGAGTTTCAGTGTTTTTCAATGAagtctttatttttttccattgtatTGAAAATTGGAAAGATCAGGATTGTAGgggggagaaagagagagatttCTCAGGGTATAGCGGTTCTCTAAATTCTAAGTAACTTACCATCTCGTTCTTTTGTAATGACCTTTTTTATAACTAGTTGAGGATAAATTGGATACGAGTGTACATATTTTTTAGTCGTTTCTTAACACACTAatgttaattcattaattgaaatGATCCAAGGGTGTATGAGAATAAGCACGTGAAACGTTGACCAGTGCGAATGAATTTCTTGTCTCTTATTtacaaaatgaataatatttatgattttttctattattttcccATCAAACATTCAGGTGGAAAATATGTGCTCTCAATAAACAGATgatggattgaaaaaaaaaactcgaataTTTCAATGCGTATAGACTCCAGCCACGCAGTTGGAGCATTTTTGATCATGATTTATGTTACTGTAATCTCATTACAAATTGTTTTTCTACATTCGATTTTATGTTTTCTCATTCAAATAATACATTAATAATACCACAAACACACGATATCGAAATTTCATCGAAAATATGTATTTTCGTATTTTGATTAACTGGaaacattggaaaaaaaattaaaaccagTCCGCCAGAAGTGCCCGGAGAAGTAATATCGCTTGATTTTCTTCAATGAGAGAAGTACGGGTATCATCACAGGTAGAAATAATGGAATGTAGACTGCAtacctggaaaattcaaaatatttaatgcaCATGCGGGGAGAAAACGTAGTAAGTGTTGCGCTCCCAAAAGGGAGAAATACAAATTCGTTCTctgcaaaaataaattatcatttattgaTCAGAGGAATAATATATAGCCCCTCATGTTTTCCGGTTGAAGGTGCACATCCTGTTTAACAACACGTTTGCAAAGGAAAGTTTGCATTTTACATTTTCCTTTCGCTCATCAGGAAACAAAAGCTACTTCTACTTCTTCCGAACACAAAGTTTACCGAATACCCATTCGCCCTGACCGATATCTACACGTCACATCCCATCATTCCTCGAGGAAAACCTCGATCATCAGGTCTCCGCTGTAGAAAGCCCTGATTATCTCCGAGCGAATCCACTTAGACACTGACACCGAAATTGAACACTTGAAAAAACCACTGACTAGCAGTGGATGGACAGAGAAACAAGTCCAATCGGTGTGCAGGAAGCTTGAGAATAAACTTACGACTCCACAGAAACTAAACATCCCCGAAGAAGGGTCCAAAAAAAGGGTCTCGATTTGCTACTTACAAGGagtactttgaaaaaaaaaatatctttgccaaatatccatttacgtcagggaaatatttattttttcaatctttcGTTTCTGATATCGAGTAATGCCCTGACAATTATGATTAGGTTTGAATTGCGTCAATTAGATTATTCTAgaacatgatcatgttaatCATAGTTTTGAGTTAACCCCTGCGATAATTCtgagaattaaataattcatcgaaattctttCTTCAAGAAAATCACGTAGAAAATACTCATCTTCtagagtaatatgattatcataatttaaatCTAACTCAGTTCCCTTTGGTTGTTATTAGATcgaagaaatacaattttcaaaaataaatacttttctaaagtaaatggatatttaggtaaaatttttttttctccgcgtGTCAAACCGCGTCAGCAAGATTTTGACTCATTACAAAATCCGTATAATCTTTCGCTCACTAATGAAGATAAGACAAATCCTGCCGAATTCAAGGGATAGTTTGAGCTTCTCAGGGGTCGATGACATATTCTCTGAATGCAGTAAAGTGTATATGGGAGGAATGGGGTGAAAGATGAGGCGATAAATCAAGGAATATGAATGCTCTACCAAGAATGGCTTGTCTTTTAATAATTAGTATAACCAAAATACCGTATGGAAGAGGTACACGTAACCCAATTCGTCAatgttaaattaaaataaaggcCCCTCAGCCGCAAGTGCACCTTCCAACCCAGCCGAAGGCGATCCTTTATTTACCTTCCCTAGATAGGAAACATACCATTTCCCAGTTTCCCTTTGAGAGGAAAAGAAGATAGGATTTCTGAAATTGACTTACTTTTGATCTTCAGGGAAGTACAAAAGTGCTAGTAGCGATGGGTCGGTAAAAGCGGCCTCGGCAGTAATAAATGCTTCTTTACTAAGTAGAAATCCCTGCGTCAATTGTCCTCGTTCTAACTGGTCCCCTGATTGCTGTACAAGCTCAAGTGCACTTTTTATCCTGTTAGCAACGGTATCTGTGATAACAATATTACTAATTTCTTTTAGCAATTGAGCCAAAGATTGCAAAGTAAGTTTTGCTGATGTCAACTGTTCAATGGCACGAACACGCAGAAGAGCGTCCAATTCCCATTGTCTCGGTTTCGAGTCAACGAGAGGGCTCACTTGAGCCCCTCCAATGATGTCGTTCTATAATAAAAGGTAACATTATACATTTCCTGagtcacataatttttattaccatAAAAGTAAACTTACTGGATCGGGGATCCCCAGAAGTAGCCGCAGTTGCGTCACAAATGCTCCCATAACAGCAGCAGGGCTGACATTGGATTTAATAATCTCATTTTCTTTTGATTCTGCGCAAGCTTGAGGATCTGGATTAGATATTGCAACTGCTCCCCATCGAGGGGATAGAAATCCTTCCAAATTGTGCATAAATTTCGTTTTGTGGCCTTCTCTTGTGTAAATATGAATTGGCGCATGTTCACAAGGAGCCATGTATGTGATTAGGTTGATGCAGGGATGACGACTCACCTGAGAAGCTAATTTTAAGATTTTCGTTTTATTCTCATAATTTATTACTTCCCTGGACATTTATTAATCCTGTGTGGTCGTATGTCTGCTCTCAGACACCAATGCATACCATGTCCAAATTTAATACGTCCGCAAAGGGTTAATTAAGATAGACCTTCAAAATATCTGTCTTCGGACGTTTTTTATGTTCAAACATCATACTACactattttctttattcaacTATTAGGTTCTTCacaaaaacccaaaaaatttaCTTGTTCCCAAGGTAAAACTATtttatctatatttttttaaatctgtgAATATATTATTACCCAAAAAAAGGCCAACGTGATGTATTCATGATCGTTTGCATCTCAATTTAgatatattatttaaatttcttgCCTAAAAAATTACTGCAGTCTAAccagattttaaaaaaattctcatcttaaaatttgaatacattaccaattttcttttcaaatggAGTTATTAATTGAGGTAGAACATCTTCTGATAAGGCGTAATGTCGACCCAGAACACTGTTATCTGGAATTTGCTTCGGTCTGACATCAAGTGGCATCAAATACAGCCATTGGGATTTGACAGAGAAAGTTGCGATTGAAGCTACGTGATCCAAAAACGGCTCCAAATAatctaggaaaaaaaattttaggtgtAACCGAAATTTATGTGTAACAGTCATAAGTTATTTCAACCTTTAACAAGTTTAGGGAGATCCCAGTCAACATTTAACTTCTCAGGCTCTGGGTTTATGACGGTAAGAAGAACGTCGTAGGCTGAACTGGCTGGAAATCTCCGACGATTTTCATCATCCAAACGGTATTTCGTTGGATCGGTCAATGCGTTGCGTGTTAATGCTAGAGATTCGTTCCTCAAGATCCATTGAGACAGGAGTTGGGTTAATTTGAATCCACCTATAAAAGCATTTATTGAAAGACCaaacgaaataataaaaattgttttatttgaattggtGATTAAAGAGAGTACGTTTCCTAatcgtttaaagtttaaacaATGAATCATATCCGCTGCGAATTTTTATACAGAaacattttgttttatttattgccaTTAAATTTCTACGACTCATTATACTGATACtaatttgattttattattgttcGCATGGAGTGCGAGTCCGtgtgattaattatttctgtGGTGAGCTATTTCTGCAATGAGTTATGAAGGTAGGCAATTGTTGAGTGTTAAATTTTCAAGATAAATTGTTCACGGGAAGAAATTTGGGGCGAAAATTAGAGGGGGCcaaacgagggacgaaggttactttaatcacaaaaattagtcTCCTAAGTTTGATTTTAGCCACAAAActcaatataaaaaaaggttgattgtcatttcgccctctagaggtttaatttttattcaaaatttctttccgagTTCATGACATTAATCGTTCTGCTACCCTATGTTAGGTGATATGATTTCCGGGACCTGGTAACACCCTGTTTTACTGTCTTCCTGCTGTCCTTCAAGAGTGGCAAACATAAGTACAATAATTGTAATCAAGAACGAGGTTCGCAAGTACTCGTACTAACATGACTTTAATTTCACAATTCGTATATCACTGCGATTCTAATTCTTCCTTCGATATATCCtcagaaaatataaataatctacTGATATTGTCTTGTGTGGATCTGATTATGTTTTCAGCTGTTGAAActgatttttcagaaatttactCTAACGTGATGAGTcgtattattcaaaatttacaATGAGAACACCACTAGTGGGAATCTAACAAAAGctcattatgaattttttaatttattgctgGCATGGTCACTTACTTTCAGTATTACCAAGAAGTTCCGAGGAAAATGTTAAtttattcaagaaaatttaGACTAAATAGTTATCTTACTAGTATCAGAAGGGAAGAAGACACTTCGATTGGAGCCAACAAGTACTTTGTCCAAATTTGGTGCCTCCAATAATAAGATTTCTCCTTCTTTAACGTCGAAATCCCTCGCGATTTCTTCGTGATCAGATGGCGTAAATGCTGAGCTGGTGAGATCCCTTGATATCTGTTTGTTCCTAATGACTATTTTGTACAACTCTGCaaagaaaaatagaatcatcatttctgttaattttatgcataatTATTCGTCAATATTTTGAGAATTATCTGAATATTATTTACgaatatgataatataatttaaTGCATATTCACAAAAATGTATCTTCATTGTGAACAGTTGTTTGACACTTACATTTTCTTACCACACGTTATGTATGGATTCAATTAGTGACGTTgtgtttttttcataaaactcACCGCAGTTTTTGAATTCCCGTGAAATTTCTTCTGCGAGTAATTCACCACGGCTCTTTGAAATCGATGCAATGGTAATTGTAGAAAGGATTTTGAGTTCCAGGTTCGATAAGTCGTCGATCCCCGAATACGGCAGAGCTACTCGAGGAACAGCTGTTGTATGCCACCAAAGAGgtattccaacgcccaacagtAATAGTGCAAAAGCAATACTGGCATAAACTCGATATTTCtctgaaacgaaaaaatatattatggaTTAGATAATTATTTGGAACTATCAAATAGAGAAAGTACTGGAAAACtgaaaatcaatgattttcaGGAAAGATAAATCATATCAAtaacaacaaaatatatttcaaaaacATGTGATTTGTTCAAATTTCAAGCGAATGTACTTTATTACTAACATTCCTAGACTCTGATCTTTGAACATGTGGCTATGCACATGTTCATCTGCTGATGAGGCTCTTAACTTTGTAAGTTCTAAAATTACTTTAAtgtaaaaatgtgaaatatgaAGCTTTTGTATTGTCCTTGTAGTGGCGTCAAAGTTCATAGGGAAAAGGTCTTTGTATTATCTTCTATgtaatcatttttcaattgtccaatgaaattttaacTCTGCGTGGTGGGGAACAACGGAGTTTCATGAACATAACCACCACCTTACCATCTTGAGGCATCAAATAATTCGAAGAGGATTAGAactagaaagaaaaaatgcgaGCTTAAGCCTTGCTAGGAATCGAGCTCGAGCCTTCCGGTATCACCTCAGGTACTCTTACTAACTAAGCTACTGGACACCACAGAAATTCACTCGCAAATTGAAGAGAAGCACCCTACAACCATCTTTAGgcattcaataattcaatcaaCATTCCAAACCATGAGTACACTTTTTTAATTGCGAAATTTATTTACGTTCCCCAACTAGACCTAAAGAGCTGATgtattttaagatatttaatATATTGTCGTCATAACGAGTTTGTAGTCTTCATTCGCATTTCACAACTACTGGTTTATGCGAGAGGGGAGGACTAAAATTTGGCCAGTACGGCTTCAGTACgaaatgatgaagaaaaatacaaGTGGTGAAGCTGCTTTTTCCAATAGAAAGTTGAACACACATACACTAGTGGAGATGTGATTGAAGCCTGTGGGGTCGAGCTATTTTTGGAGGGAAGAGATACTTTTACAGTCGTACCTTCTTATAGCGAACGGtgacattaattttaaataataatggtAATAATAATGTCTGTTATTATCTTGTAATGTAACAGAACTGGGGAATGTGGCTGTGAGTCGTCCGACAAAGGTGAGGCACAAACTCGAAGAAGAAATTTCATTCGGGAATTTCATTCACGAAACTCAGAATAGCAGTTCAGACATCCTCTCCAAATAAGAATTTTCGTAAACTATGATCTCATTGAATTCGAGAAGGCATTGCTGACATCTAAAAAAGGTTTCAAGAGTAAATCACATGGAAAGTTAATCCAATTTATCGAACGactaaatatatttaattactaCGAAAATGATCGAGAATATTTCAGGTAGGGTGCTAAGGAAAAGCCCCAGATAAcctgaaaaatgaagaatataTTGTGTCATGAATGGATGACAAATAGAGGAGGATCTTTTTGTTGGGTTTTCTTGGACAGGAAGATCTTATTCGGTCATATAAATCAACTTGTATTCCCACTGTTGAGGCTATGGTGATAATAGAATGACACATCAAATTCCAGACAAGGAACTGTAATAAGTTATTTAAATGACACTCAGCTGCTGCTATGGGTTTATAGATTGACGATCAGGGGACAAAGGAAATGACGAAAACAATTTCAAGAGTTGGAATTAAAAACGAGTTATATGGGAGGAAAAGATTATTTCAGTCTTACGGTGTGGAGAACTTTAATTCCAGGAAAGCAAATCAAGTAGGAACACTATCACAAATTTCAATAGACTTGCTTATGTAATCATAATTTAATTCGAACTAATTCCAACTAATATTATTCCTTTGATTGTATCTAGCTGTGCCTGAATGCTGAAGCACTAGCCCCTGTTGTCCCCGGAGATCCTCCAGGAATCTCAAAGTAGAGACCCTCCTcagaaatttcaggaaaatctTCAAATTGAATCCTTTAGTCTGGATTGAATGGCTTATAACATTTActaacaaaaatattgtttgtGTTACAGAAGTTTATCAACTATATTCATCGGTTATTCATTAGATTCCATAATACCTACAATTGACgacagaaaatttttgtatCTGCGTACATATTGACACACACACATATACGCTCCATTTCCCAGGCGTAGGAGCAAAGTCTAACACTTTTTGAACTTTTTAGATTTGATTTGGGTGTTATATCATGAACGATTCTATAACGAAATTTGAAGAACTTTGAAGATTCAGTTTGGTTTAacagtttggattttttaggGTTCCAACTTCGGAGAATTTAGTGCATCTATATTTTATGGAGGCACCACGAGCTTTGTTAGTTTTTAAAAAGctttttttccctcaccaTCTTCATTATTCTTGACGCGAGACATCAATATACGATGGTGGGCTTGTCGTGGGGACTAGAGAAGGGGTCCAAGAACAGAAGTCGAACCGACTGACGGTTCCCCAGTATTTGATCAGAAGTGCTCGACGTTTGGTCTCTTTTGTTTCCCTCTCATTAAACACGTCTCTATTTGctcacaaatatttttaaatttgaaaagtagaccatttcgaaaaattgtaaGCCTTCCAAAAAGTGTTGTTCAAATTAATACATTATTCtgtgatttataaatttattctaattggaaaaatttaactgCAGTTtacgataataataaatttaattatcttttGATAAATTGAACTATAAGGACGAAACTTCAGGTAGGTCattgtaataattattgaaagaacaattaaatgaaattttcttttaactTTGTCAAATAATGAAAGCTCTGGATTAAGTGAATAAGATATTGCACTTAGAGAAAATGTTTTATAAGAAATTTTACGGTAACAATTCGTCGACGTCTAGAAaatgtttttcgtttttaatgCAAACATTGCCTTTCTGAGTTATATGAAATGAATGGACAGATTGATGAACATTGGGCCCATTTTCGTTACTCCTTTCAAGTTTTTGAATTGATAGTGTAGAGGCTGATGAAGTCGCTGAGTCAAGTTTTTTAGGAAACCAACTGATTTGGCAACATCTTTTAAAATAGGATTGAATAAAAACAATCCACGTTTaaagatattgaaaaataaatattgaactcCTCATTTTGGTGAGGTCGTTGATTCCACTTTGAATAAGTCACTGCACTCATCACAACACATCCAATTAcatcatatatttatttagaTGCTACTTCCTCTAGTGGTTCTGATGACGCCATAGTTTTTAAGTAACGAGAGCGGTGAATTGGATATATAGTTCAGAGAAACAACGATACTGATCATAAATGGTACTCACGAGAGTTGTTCATGTAGTCCCACCAGTTGGCGAATGAATTGAAACAatgaatgcaaaaaaaaattatattaaattatacTGAAAGCTCTCAAGATctacattgaaaaaatggttattgaaaatttagaaattattaatttttttgtttcgctCTTTTATGGGTCACAAATGGAACAAACCATTTATAAAAACATGTCACTTGTTACGAAAAGTTATAAATCTAGAGAGctgattaaataattgaagaatcCGCGTTCCTTCCATCGACATTCAATAATGAGTTTGTTCAAAGGATTCTcagtttatttaaatttatgtacCTTACCCTGAAGATTTCACTCAAAAAATGTCCCACAAATGAATCTAATGGTATAAACGATGGAGGAACTTTTATATCCCCAGACTCTTTTATCGtatattgtttataaaaagTTACAT
This genomic stretch from Diachasmimorpha longicaudata isolate KC_UGA_2023 chromosome 6, iyDiaLong2, whole genome shotgun sequence harbors:
- the Pig-s gene encoding GPI transamidase component PIG-S: MADNVEIIPSDDPVDEKYRVYASIAFALLLLGVGIPLWWHTTAVPRVALPYSGIDDLSNLELKILSTITIASISKSRGELLAEEISREFKNCELYKIVIRNKQISRDLTSSAFTPSDHEEIARDFDVKEGEILLLEAPNLDKVLVGSNRSVFFPSDTSGFKLTQLLSQWILRNESLALTRNALTDPTKYRLDDENRRRFPASSAYDVLLTVINPEPEKLNVDWDLPKLVKDYLEPFLDHVASIATFSVKSQWLYLMPLDVRPKQIPDNSVLGRHYALSEDVLPQLITPFEKKIASQVSRHPCINLITYMAPCEHAPIHIYTREGHKTKFMHNLEGFLSPRWGAVAISNPDPQACAESKENEIIKSNVSPAAVMGAFVTQLRLLLGIPDPNDIIGGAQVSPLVDSKPRQWELDALLRVRAIEQLTSAKLTLQSLAQLLKEISNIVITDTVANRIKSALELVQQSGDQLERGQLTQGFLLSKEAFITAEAAFTDPSLLALLYFPEDQKYAVYIPLFLPVMIPVLLSLKKIKRYYFSGHFWRTGFNFFSNVSS